The genomic window AGCGGTGCTTACGATGTTGTTCGGATCATTGAGCGTTTGTTGAACAATGCCGAAGAGGGGGTCAGGCGGACGGTTAAAATTGTTTCTGATCTGAGAACCTTTGCCTACCCGAGCCGGGGCCAGTTTACTGAGGTAGATGTTCATCATGAGCTTGATCTGGTCCTCGCTCTGCTCCACTATGAAATTGCCGGACGTGTCGAGATTCGGCTCAATTATGCCCCTGGCCTGCCACTGTTATCCTGTCTTCGGGATCAGATGAATCAGGTCTACATGAATGTCCTTCGTAATGCCCTTCAGGCAATTGGCCGGACCGGCAGGGTAACGATTTCAACCTGGTTGCAGGAAGGGGCGATTCACATTCGTTTTCTCGATAGCGGCATTGGCATCCCTGAGTCGATCCTGCCTAGGATTTTCGATCCATTTTTTACCACCAAGGAGGTTGGTAAGGGGATGGGGTTGGGGTTGGCGATCTCCTATGGCATCGTGAAAAAACATTATGGAGCGATTAGTGTCGAGTCAACCGGTCCGGCTGGGACGGCTTTTGTGCTAAGGCTTCCTGTTCATGCAGGCGGAGTCACTGAAGCAGCGTCCATTCCTGAATCCCAGGGGACGGACAGGAGACGTGGGCTGTGTTGATTCGGGCGCTACATATGCTCTGTCGACGAGAGTGTGATTCTTTAAGGGGTGGAGGCCCTGTTTTTTTTAAAGTGATTTTGGTGGTTTTACTGGTTGTTGGGCTTTCTTGTGGGGGTGGGGCGCGGATTTCTACCTGTTGTGGTGGGGTCTACTCAGTGGAGCAGGACCAAATTAAAGCGGTATACCTGTATAATTTTTTACATGTTGTGAACTGGCCTGAAGACCGTAAGCCGACGGAGGTTTCACCAGCCATGGTCATTGGTGTTCTCGGGACTTCCCTTCTATCTGCCGCCTTGGATGATTTGGCGGAAAGTGTCAGGAAGAGGAAGGGAACGCCCCTTACTGTCGTTCATTTCGGGATATTTAAGGAGGGGATGGATCTCAGCGGGTGTCGTATTGTCTTTGTCAGTGATTCGGAGAAGAAGAATTTTACTAAGATTACCTCCAGTTTGAAGCATGCGTCAGTACTGACCGTGGCCGATTCAGAGGATTTTTTGGCAGCAGGAGGGATGATTGCTCTGGTGGAGCGTTATAATCGGGTCCGCTATCGGATTAATCGTCATGCCGCGTCTGAAGCAGGCCTGCGACTGAGTTCCCAATTGCTGAAATCTGCCCTTAGTGTTGATGGGGGGTAAGGGGAGTGTTGGATAAGTTTCGTTTAGTCACTCTTCATTGGCTGTTATGAATTTATCGTAACTGCTCAGGTTGTCGGTTTACGGTTGACAGTTGACGGTGATTGGGTCCTGCCAATGGCTGAGAACACACTGACATTGAGTATCATGTGATGATTTATGACTAACCATGATTCTTTTAACCGTAAACCGATAACTGATTACCGTTAACCTGTGTAGTTACATTTTATTTAGATAAGGAGAATTACCCATGGCTATTTCTGAAAAAATGAGGGGATTCAATCAGCGGTCCTCATGGATTCGTAAAATGTTTGAAGAGGGCGTCAGGATGAAGGCGCAGTATGGGGAAGACCAGGTCTTTGATTTTAGTCTGGGCAATCCCGACCTGCCACCGCCACCAGAATTTGATCAGGCACTTCTTTCCTTGGCAGCTGAGACTGCACCCGGCTTCCATAGGTATATGCCGAATGGAGGGTACCCCTTTGTCAGAGAGAAGCTGGCAGCCAGGATTTCTGCAGAGCAAGGAGTGTCAATTAGCGGGGGGGATGTTTTGATGACTTGCGGGGCGGCTGGGGGGCTGAATGTAGCGCTCAAGGCAATCCTGAATCCTGGTGATGAAGTAATTCTTCTGGCCCCGTATTTTGTCGAATACGACTTTTATGTCGATAACCACGGAGGTGTGGTGCTGGTTGTGCCTACCGGACCAGATTTCGAGCTTGATTTGAAGACTATCGTTGCCGCTATCAATTCGAAAACCAAGGCTATTATTATTAACAGCCCTAATAACCCGACCGGCCAGATATATTCAGGTGAGGCCATCCATAAGCTTGGCCATGTCCTGGAGGCGGCGAGTGAGAAATTCGGAGCTATCTACCTTATTGCCGACGAACCCTACCGCAAGATCGTCTATGATGGGTTCACTGTGCCTAGCGTTTTCAAGAACTACCAGAACAGTATTATTGTCTCCTCATTTTCCAAGGACCTTTCCCTCCCTGGTGAACGGATCGGTTTTATCGCCTGCCACCCTGAAATTGATAGTCGGTCCGAATTGATCGATGCCATGATACTTGCCAACCGAATTTTAGGCTTTGTCAATGCTCCGGCGCTGATGCAGCGGGTTGTTGCCGCCCTGCAGGATGTGACCGTCGATTGTGCTGTTTATGCCCGTCGGCGGGAGTTGTTTTCACGGATACTTACCGACTGTGGCTATCAGTTCTTTAAGCCCAAGGGCGCTTTCTATATCTTTCCTCAGTCGCCATTGGCCGATGAAGTCCGTTTTGTCTCTCTTCTGCAAGAGCAAAGGGTTTTGGCGGTGCCTGGCCGAGGATTTGGCGCTCCTGGTTATTTTCGTTTGGCCTTTTGTGTGGAAGATGAGGTCATCGAGCGTTCTGCTTCTGGCTTTGCCAAGGCCATGCGGCAAGCGGGTGGGTAAGGATCAATGAATTAGGTCTGTCCTGGGCATTGTTTGGTCTTGAGCGGCGTTTACGAGTTGAGTCCGCGGCTAATAATCTCATGGATTGCTGCCAGAAGTGTTTGGCATTGGGAATCCAGGATGGGGAGTAGTGTTGTTGCCCGGTCGATATCGCCTTCCTTGCCGGCTTCTTCGATCTGGGCGGCGGTTTCTTGCAGTTGCTGGGCGCTGATGTTGCGCGCGGCCCCTTTGACGGTGTGCCCTTGGGCTTGAATCTCCTGAATGTTGCTCTCTGTCACAGCAGTTTTTAAGATTTCGATCTTGTTCGGGATGTCTTCGGCAAAGGCAGTGAGTACTTCATGGGCGAGTTCTTCATCATCGGCTAACCTGCTGATGAGGTCGCTCTGGTCAAGAATTTTGGGAATGTCCTTTTCTGCAGGAGGAAAGAGGTGAGGCTGGGGTATTATTTCTCCCTTGTTTTCCACGCCAAGCCATTTGATTAGTACCACAGCAAGAGCTGCAGCAGACAGGGGCTTGCTCAGATAGTCGTCCATGCCGGCGGCAAGGCATTTTTCGCGGTCACCGGTCAGGGCATGAGCTGTCATTGCGACGATCGGGATGTGACGGACTCCATACTCCATTTCACGGATCTTGGAGGTGGCAAGCAGTCCGTCCAAGACTGGCATCTGGCAGTCCATGAAGACCAAGTCATAGTAATCCCTCTGGACGGCTAGGACCGCCTCCTGGCCATTTGGGACGACAACCGGTTCAATTCCGAATTTTTTGAGCAGGCCAAAGGCCACCTTCTGGTTAGTCAGATTGTCCTCTGCTAGTAGAACGGAGGCTTTATGTTTGATTTTGCCACTCAGGTTATCGAGGGGTGGGATGGTGGAGGACCTCTGCGTGTTGGAGAGAGGGACGGTCTCTCCCCTTAATACGGCAGCCATGACCGTATTGAGCGCCAGTCGTTTTATCGGCTTGTCAATCCGGCCAATGGTTGTCCGGCGAAGGGGAGTGTCTGGCCTTTCCATGCGGCCCAGCGGAGTCATGGTGATTATTGGAGGAGCTCCGGGCATTGGGATGTGTTCTGCTGTTAGATTAATGTTGGTGTCAAGGAGGATGACGTCAAATGGCGTGTTATTGGACAGCGCCTGTTTGATGGCGTCCTGCGCTTCGGTGGTTGATGCTGCTTCCTTGGCGAGGCACCCTGCTTCAGTAAGGGAATGGATCAACCATTGTCGACAGCTGGCGTTATCGTCAA from Desulfobulbaceae bacterium includes these protein-coding regions:
- a CDS encoding pyridoxal phosphate-dependent aminotransferase encodes the protein MAISEKMRGFNQRSSWIRKMFEEGVRMKAQYGEDQVFDFSLGNPDLPPPPEFDQALLSLAAETAPGFHRYMPNGGYPFVREKLAARISAEQGVSISGGDVLMTCGAAGGLNVALKAILNPGDEVILLAPYFVEYDFYVDNHGGVVLVVPTGPDFELDLKTIVAAINSKTKAIIINSPNNPTGQIYSGEAIHKLGHVLEAASEKFGAIYLIADEPYRKIVYDGFTVPSVFKNYQNSIIVSSFSKDLSLPGERIGFIACHPEIDSRSELIDAMILANRILGFVNAPALMQRVVAALQDVTVDCAVYARRRELFSRILTDCGYQFFKPKGAFYIFPQSPLADEVRFVSLLQEQRVLAVPGRGFGAPGYFRLAFCVEDEVIERSASGFAKAMRQAGG
- a CDS encoding YfiR family protein, encoding MLIRALHMLCRRECDSLRGGGPVFFKVILVVLLVVGLSCGGGARISTCCGGVYSVEQDQIKAVYLYNFLHVVNWPEDRKPTEVSPAMVIGVLGTSLLSAALDDLAESVRKRKGTPLTVVHFGIFKEGMDLSGCRIVFVSDSEKKNFTKITSSLKHASVLTVADSEDFLAAGGMIALVERYNRVRYRINRHAASEAGLRLSSQLLKSALSVDGG